One segment of Tetrapisispora phaffii CBS 4417 chromosome 1, complete genome DNA contains the following:
- the TPHA0A04050 gene encoding uncharacterized protein (Ty like retrotransposon) encodes MDYTRATEVANDTNLDVGTNQHKLVSPHGGLTRMDNDHSSSQVVKETLQSNIEIPNENTDVFIRTFKNRLSTLEGLYEKTMMKHDEFLNSIEAGDYLSKITKLEEEEKGLELN; translated from the coding sequence atggactatactagagcaactgaagtggctaatgacactaacttagatgttggaactaaccaacataagcttgtttctccacatGGAGGTCTTACCCGGATGGATAACGACCATTCGAGTTCTCAGGTTGTAAAGGAAACCCttcaatcaaatattgagaTTCCTAATGAGAACACAGATGTTTTCATTagaacatttaaaaatcgTTTAAGCACCCTAGAGGGCTTATACGAAAAGACTATGATGAAGCATGACGAATTTCTTAACTCAATCGAAGCTGGTGACTATTTAAGCAAAATCACTAAGCTGgaagaggaagaaaaaGGTCTTGAGCTGAACAT
- the TPHA0A04060 gene encoding opsin family protein (similar to Saccharomyces cerevisiae YRO2 (YBR054W) and MRH1 (YDR033W); ancestral locus Anc_3.263) → MSSFSELAKRAGNAAIEINKPIGADFHITERGSDWLFSAFCIFIFFTILLVGLMFRKPANDRLFYYTGIAPNLFMALVYFTMASNLGWAPIKAEFNHVKTSTQLEHPGYRQIFYARYVGWFLAFPWPIIQASLLGNTPKFQTAFNVSMSVVFSVCFLIGSLVKSTYKWGYFVFGIAGALVCSISLLTTTRNLARNLGSDVYTFFNIYYGVFMFLWFIYPIVFGISDGGNTIQPDGTTVFYGVLDVLVLGVLPFIFVFVASNFGLDRFGLNAEAHHGFDTEKSLGGIASARNSGETAVSSPAVTSPAVGSPAVATPAKKSKKSKKSKKSKKHSED, encoded by the coding sequence ATGTCATCATTCTCTGAATTAGCCAAGAGAGCTGGTAATGCTGCTATCGAAATTAACAAGCCAATTGGTGCTGACTTCCACATCACTGAGAGAGGTTCTGATTGGTTGTTCTCTGCTTTCtgtattttcattttcttcacCATCTTATTAGTTGGTTTAATGTTCAGAAAACCAGCTAATGACAGATTATTTTACTACACTGGTATTGCCCCAAATTTATTCATGGCTTTAGTTTACTTCACAATGGCTTCTAATTTAGGTTGGGCTCCAATCAAGGCTGAATTCAACCATGTTAAGACTTCCACTCAACTTGAACATCCAGGTTACAGACAAATTTTCTACGCTAGATATGTTGGTTGGTTCTTAGCTTTCCCATGGCCAATTATTCAAGCTTCTTTATTGGGTAACACTCCAAAATTCCAAACTGCGTTCAATGTTTCCATGAGTGTTGTCTTCTCTGTTTGTTTCTTGATTGGTTCTTTAGTTAAATCCACCTATAAATGGGGTTACTTTGTTTTCGGTATTGCTGGTGCTCTAGTTTGTTCTATCTCTTTATTGACCACTACCAGAAACTTAGCTAGAAACTTGGGTTCTGATGTCTATACATTCTTCAACATCTACTACGGTGTTTTCATGTTCCTATGGTTCATCTACCCAATCGTTTTTGGTATCAGTGACGGTGGTAATACTATTCAACCAGATGGTACCACTGTCTTTTACGGTGTTCTAGATGTTTTAGTTTTAGGTGTTTTACCATTCATTTTCGTTTTTGTTGCCTCTAACTTCGGTCTAGACAGATTCGGATTAAACGCAGAAGCTCATCACGGTTTTGACACTGAAAAATCTTTGGGTGGTATTGCATCTGCTAGAAACTCCGGTGAAACTGCTGTTAGTTCTCCAGCTGTCACTTCTCCAGCTGTTGGTTCTCCAGCCGTTGCCACTCCAGCTAAAAAGTCTAAGAAGTCAAAGAAATCTAAGAAGTCAAAGAAGCATTCTGAAGACTAA
- the TPHA0A04070 gene encoding uncharacterized protein (similar to Saccharomyces cerevisiae GIP1 (YBR045C); ancestral locus Anc_3.252), giving the protein MKEKNRHKKNYELNKQSLKVWFHHIFYREEYDDRFYNDINITIDSQYDYSSLLPFYKNKNTDNELYSSDVKSSKFKQFKYKLKVKLVPKSNSEVNHSFFSDKEENSINIENSINKSSMLFNKYKITESEISNLLERTSKDHNCPFEDNIDPTLSLPFQNISYQEMCTALKNNLDITLDSFKSSSITSQTKITIESNTNSDGNKENNVDDELVKNSIEIDDNCEVKSENTNNVYLKYMQDNISNEYNYGADEVLDSDSIKEDSSEYSSSLEELSDLEISNSSNNNSDSFNESKEKILTIPTFKLPDDKDDSIRTSNVTKTKSSLEELFEEPAVSTNRKSRSCLSKRESKFSSIRSNEYCNPRTFDITELSVVNFDNINGKHIDMTEKFKKRKCNKNIALDEKNLSVKFNNNSLLFQYSRSTRNNKSKFKPYTSYSLPQLRSGNSGQVKSILKNKVNNVEEEEARRVVNCDKVNFESFLKYLDHFESQRYLSEDTLSKIREKQIHNYYSKKSVL; this is encoded by the coding sequence atgaaagaaaaaaataggcataaaaaaaattacgAACTGAATAAACAATCCCTAAAGGTTTGGTttcatcatattttttatagaGAAGAATACGATGATAGATTTTATAACGATATAAACATTACAATCGACTCCCAATATGATTATTCTAGCCTATTAccattttataaaaataaaaatacagaTAATGAGTTATATTCAAGTGATGTgaaatcttcaaaatttaaacaatttaaGTATAAACTAAAGGTTAAGTTAGTTCCTAAATCTAATAGTGAAGTCAACCATTCTTTTTTCAgtgataaagaagaaaattctattaatatcgaaaattctattaataaatcaagTATGTTATTTAATAAGTATAAAATCACTGAGAgtgaaatttcaaatttactAGAAAGAACGAGCAAGGATCATAATTGCCCATTTGAAGATAACATAGATCCAACTTTGTCCCTACCtttccaaaatatttcttatCAAGAAATGTGCACAGctttaaaaaacaatttagATATTACACTAGACTCTTTCAAATCAAGTTCTATAACTTCTCAAACTAAAATTACTATAGAGTCTAATACTAATTCTGATggaaataaagaaaataatgtaGACGATGAGCttgttaaaaattctatagaaattgatgataattGTGAAGTTAAGAGtgaaaatacaaataatgtatatttaaaatatatgcaAGACAATATTTCTAATGAATACAATTATGGAGCAGACGAAGTTCTCGATTCTGATTCAATAAAAGAGGATTCTTCAGAatattcatcatcattagaagaattatctgatttagaaatttcaaattcttcaaataacaATTCCGACTCATTTAACGAATCAAAGGAAAAAATACTTACTATCCCAACCTTCAAATTACCAGATGATAAAGATGATAGTATTAGAACTTCTAATGTTACAAAGACCAAAAGCTCtttagaagaattattCGAGGAACCTGCTGTGTCAACAAATAGAAAGAGCCGATCATGTCTTTCGAAACGCGAGAGTAAATTCAGTTCAATAAGATCGAATGAATATTGTAATCCCAGGACATTTGACATTACTGAATTGTCAGTGgttaattttgataatataaacGGTAAGCATATTGACATGACAGAGAAGttcaaaaaaagaaaatgtaataaaaatattgcaTTAGATGAAAAAAACTTGTCAgtaaaattcaataacaattcattgttatttcaatataGCAGATCAACAAGAAATaacaaatcaaaatttaagCCCTATACAAGTTATTCACTCCCTCAATTAAGATCAGGAAATTCTGGGCAAGTCAAATCAattcttaaaaataaagtaaataatgttgaagaagaagaagcaaGAAGAGTAGTTAATTGTGATAAAGTCAATTTTGAATcctttttaaaatatttggatcATTTTGAATCTCAAAGATACCTTTCTGAAGATACTTTAAGCAAAATAAGAGAAAAACAAATAcataattattattcaaaaaaaagtGTATTATGA
- the SES1 gene encoding serine--tRNA ligase SES1 (similar to Saccharomyces cerevisiae SES1 (YDR023W); ancestral locus Anc_3.251) gives MLDINQFIVEKGGNPELIRESQKARHANVELVDEIIADYKDWVKTRFDLDELNKKLNKLQKDIGLKFKNKEDATELLAEKDQITEEKKNLTEKEQEEDKALRNKVNQIGNIVHPSVVISNDEENNELVRTWKPEGLEDVGPVASVTGKPAALSHHEVLLRLDGYDPERGVKISGHRGYFFRNYGVFLNQALINYGLNFLAQKGYIPLQAPVMMNKEVMAKTAQLSQFDEELYKVIDGDDEKYLIATSEQPISAYHSGEWFEKPQEQLPIRYVGYSSCFRREAGSHGKDAWGVFRVHAFEKIEQFVITEPEKSWEEFDKMIDASEEFYQSLKLPYRVVGIVSGELNNAAAKKYDLEAWFPYQKEYKELVSCSNCTDYQSRNLEIRCGIKKMSEREKKYVHCLNSTLAATQRALCCVLENYQTEDGLVIPEVLRKYIPGEPEFLPFVKELPKNSTSNKKK, from the coding sequence ATGTTAGATATCAACCAATTTATTGTCGAGAAAGGTGGTAATCCAGAATTAATTAGGGAATCTCAAAAGGCCAGACATGCCAACGTCGAGTTAGTAGATGAAATTATCGCTGACTATAAGGACTGGGTCAAGACTAGATTCGATTTAGACGAgttgaataaaaaattaaacaagTTACAAAAGGACATTggtttgaaatttaaaaataaggAAGATGCTACTGAATTATTAGCTGAGAAAGACCAAATTactgaagaaaaaaagaaccTAACAgaaaaagaacaagaagaagacaAAGCTTTGAGAAACAAGGTTAACCAAATTGGTAACATCGTTCATCCAAGTGTCGTTATTTctaatgatgaagaaaacaatGAATTAGTTCGTACTTGGAAACCCGAAGGTTTAGAAGATGTTGGTCCAGTAGCTTCTGTTACTGGTAAGCCAGCAGCTTTGTCCCACCACGAAGTTTTATTAAGATTAGATGGTTATGATCCAGAACGCGGTGTCAAAATTTCTGGTCACAGAGGTTACTTCTTTAGAAATTATGGTGTTTTCTTGAATCAAGCCTTGATTAACTATGGTCTAAACTTTTTGGCTCAGAAGGGATACATTCCATTACAAGCTCCAGTTATGATGAACAAAGAAGTCATGGCTAAAACTGCACAATTATCTCAATTTGACGAAGAACTATACAAAGTCATTGATGgtgatgatgaaaaataCTTAATTGCCACTTCTGAACAACCAATTTCAGCCTACCACAGTGGTGAATGGTTCGAAAAGCCACAAGAACAATTACCAATCCGCTATGTTGGTTATTCTTCTTGTTTTAGAAGAGAAGCTGGCTCTCACGGTAAAGATGCTTGGGGTGTTTTCAGAGTCCATGCTTTTGAAAAGATTGAACAATTCGTTATAACTGAACCAGAAAAGTCTTGGGAAGAATTCGATAAAATGATTGATGCTTCCGAAGAATTTTACcaatctttaaaattaccATACCGTGTTGTTGGTATTGTTTCTGgtgaattaaataatgctGCTGCCAAGAAATACGATTTAGAAGCTTGGTTCCCATACCAAAAGGAGTATAAGGAATTAGTTTCTTGTTCCAACTGTACCGATTACCAATCTAGAAACTTAGAAATCAGATGTGGTATCAAGAAGATGAGTGAAAGGGAAAAGAAATACGTTCATTGTTTGAATTCCACTTTAGCTGCTACTCAAAGAGCTTTATGTTGTGTTTTAGAAAATTACCAAACTGAAGATGGTTTGGTCATTCCTGAAGTCTTGAGAAAGTACATTCCAGGTGAACCAGAATTCTTACCATTCGTTAAAGAATTACCAAAAAACTCAACCTCtaacaagaagaaataa
- the TCM62 gene encoding Tcm62p (similar to Saccharomyces cerevisiae TCM62 (YBR044C); ancestral locus Anc_3.247), producing MHSIRVSNNIYQSLNVFSRTLKTLHTPVYKINTLPTREILLQKIIDLDNILCQSSHNKFLLYQWKYRNTPQLITSDDYLISQKVVKDYIESLQQDDANSKGLQRHKESKLGKIGIQLFLECHNNNVTQLSTSLATGIMKIYNKNPSKSTLEGIKLAFDLLRNFLNENKIQINDKEEVNAVVKKQLNDNEKDIQIVNKVLESIDYNLFSDDIVRFVRGNTFLDNLEVTKGWKFCDGIIASNEPYLRSLDIPKKKLVSIDSDLLVLMVDGKLTEANKILPSIKYATRSNKSLVLIIDGEVKGDALAAISMNNNKNKRNNNVSRTIILKYNPASFNGISLQENHSLINYLKLPLGVSSIYSPNFSEFAPSKVSADNFFGSLNSIKATTGEAFLYSDSSWDMTSDPDMQFIRKTVTVHVGASSKVEIDQRIGKLDNLVNNILCNGLAEGFLPSYGTSLIKCIPLISKLESSIDDTDVKLGINAVMDALQLSMISSLKNLSGHKLIQVTNNITETAYNSSFEQAKIGNTDEFIDLVKLGILEPWNKVDTTLQNTLKFINAMTSFNIVVSKVFEKPKKE from the coding sequence ATGCACTCAATTAGggtttcaaataatatttatcaatcCTTAAATGTATTCTCTCGTACATTAAAAACTTTACACACTCCtgtttataaaataaacacaTTACCGACAAGAGAAATATTgcttcaaaaaattattgatttagataatattttatgcCAAAGTTCacataataaatttttattatatcaatgGAAATATAGAAATACACCACAATTGATTACATCTGatgattatttaatatcacAGAAGGTAGTAAAAGATTATATTGAGTCTTTACAACAAGATGATGCAAATAGCAAGGGACTTCAGAGACACAAAGAATCTAAGTTGGGAAAAATAGGTATCCAATTATTTCTCGAATGCCATAATAACAATGTCACACAATTGAGCACTTCACTAGCTACGGGGATCATGAAAATCTATAATAAAAATCCTAGTAAAAGCACTTTAGAAGGTATTAAGTTAGCTTTCGATTTACTAAGAAATTTTctcaatgaaaataaaatccAAATCAATGATAAGGAAGAGGTTAATGCAGTTGTGaagaaacaattgaatgataatgaaaaagatataCAAATAGTAAATAAAGTTTTGGAATCCATAGATTACAATTTGTTTTCTGATGATATTGTGAGATTTGTTCGAGGGAACACGTTTCTAGACAATCTTGAAGTTACTAAAGGCTGGAAATTTTGTGACGGTATAATTGCTTCTAATGAACCTTATTTGAGATCTCTGGATataccaaaaaaaaaattagttTCCATAGACTCTGATCTATTAGTCTTAATGGTTGACGGAAAATTGACCGAGGCCAACAAGATATTACCTTCTATTAAATACGCTACGAGGTCTAATAAGTCATTAGTTTTGATTATAGATGGCGAAGTTAAAGGAGATGCGCTGGCCGCCATttcaatgaataataacaaaaataaacgAAATAATAACGTAAGCAGgactattattttaaaatacaATCCTGCTTCATTCAATGGCATTAGCTTACAAGAAAATCATTCATTGATTAACTACTTGAAGTTACCATTGGGTGTCTCAAGCATCTATTCACCGAACTTCAGTGAATTTGCCCCAAGTAAAGTAAGTGcagataatttttttggttcCCTTAACTCAATAAAAGCTACTACTGGAGAAGCATTCTTATATAGTGATTCTAGCTGGGATATGACATCTGATCCAGATATGCAATTTATAAGGAAAACAGTCACTGTTCATGTAGGGGCATCCAGCAAAGTTGAAATTGACCAAAGAATAGGTAAATTAGACAatcttgtaaataatatactTTGCAACGGTTTGGCAGAAGGATTTTTACCAAGTTATGGAACCTCATTGATAAAATGCATTCCTCTAATCAGTAAGCTAGAGTCATCAATAGACGACACTGATGTAAAATTAGGTATTAATGCTGTAATGGATGCTTTGCAATTATCTATGatttcatcattaaaaaatttatcagGACATAAATTGATTCAAGTgacaaataatataacagAAACAGCATATAATAGTTCATTTGAACAAGCAAAAATCGGTAATACAGATGAATTTATCGATTTAGTGAAATTGGGAATATTAGAACCATGGAATAAAGTTGATACGACATTACAAAATACCTTAAAGTTTATAAATGCTATGACTAGTTTTAACATAGTTGTTTCAAAAGTCTTtgaaaaaccaaaaaaagagtaa
- the TPHA0A04110 gene encoding lysophospholipid acyltransferase family protein (similar to Saccharomyces cerevisiae CST26 (YBR042C) and YDR018C; ancestral locus Anc_3.244) → MAYKKTRRNIKQFLITILAGLNFVQGMLLTTFIQVTTRNVLKEPSIQLQNATNFTKKLFILTLVTLLQIVAPSSVRITYDNKSIPKDTFRIDLKSTRIISSLKPNSVIISNHQIYTDWVFLWWLTYTSNLSGNIYIILKNSLQSIPLLGYGMTNYKFIFLERDWKTDKLTLHNMLGMLQAESKGQGYLAGNAPNVNLETGEEHWTFNQNNNHQSTNNKKWPYCLILFPEGTNLSSNTRKKSKEYALKINRPYYKNVLLPRVTGLRYSLQTLRESVDVLYDVTIGYSGVKKHEYGELIYRLPKIFFEGKMPKLVDIHIRAFKIEEIPVDNENKFTDWLLNVWKEKDELMEYYYDNGSFLKNNIEESSSVVTGPFKLKTWEYLNSIIFPSLLSLTIIFVIRHILKGLYNLF, encoded by the coding sequence atggCTTATAAAAAGACTAGAAGGAATATCAAACAATTCCTTATTACAATCTTGGCAGGATTGAATTTTGTTCAAGGGATGTTATTGACAACGTTTATTCAAGTTACCACCAGAAACGTCTTGAAAGAACCTTCTattcaattacaaaatgctacaaattttacaaaaaagCTGTTTATATTAACGTTAGTTACGCTATTACAGATCGTAGCTCCTTCATCGGTGAGAATCACatatgataataaatctaTCCCAAAAGATACTTTTAGGAtagatttaaaatcaaCTAGAATAATATCAAGTCTGAAACCGAATtctgttattattagtaaCCATCAGATTTATACTGATTGGGTTTTCTTGTGGTGGTTGACATATACTTCAAATCTATCTGGcaatatatacatcattctgaaaaattcattacAGTCGATTCCACTATTGGGATATGGAATgacaaattataaattcatCTTCCTAGAAAGAGATTGGAAAACAGATAAACTTACTTTACATAATATGTTGGGCATGTTGCAAGCCGAGTCTAAAGGACAAGGATATTTAGCTGGTAACGCCCCGAATGTTAATCTTGAGACTGGGGAAGAACATTGGACTTTCAATCAGAACAATAACCATCAATctactaataataaaaaatggcCATATTgtctaattttatttccaGAAGGCACTAATCTGAGTTCGAACACTAGAAAGAAAAGTAAGGAATATgcattgaaaataaatagacCATACTATAAGAATGTGTTATTACCTAGAGTCACTGGGCTTAGATATTCTCTTCAAACATTACGCGAATCAGTGGATGTGTTGTATGATGTCACCATAGGGTATTCTGGTGTTAAAAAGCATGAGTATGGTGAACTTATTTATAGATTACCAAAGATCTTTTTCGAAGGAAAAATGCCCAAATTAGTTGATATTCACATCAGAGCGTTTAAGATTGAAGAAATTCCAgttgataatgaaaacaaatttACAGATTGGTTATTAAACGTAtggaaagaaaaagatgaattaatggaatattattatgatAATGGATCAttcttaaaaaataatatcgaAGAGTCTTCTTCTGTAGTTACTGGTCCATTCAAACTTAAAACGTGGGAGTATCTCAACAGTATTATCTTTCCATCTCTACTTTCACTCacaataatttttgtcATTAGACACATCCTTAAAGgattatataatttattttga
- the FIG1 gene encoding Fig1p (similar to Saccharomyces cerevisiae FIG1 (YBR040W); ancestral locus Anc_3.242), with protein sequence MFPIGISFSLFKRMPRIMALLLNIITIFLTVFLLVGCCSSSYLSIFLIKYQFNDESEFYSTLKENFSYDGMEDITVKVGYLNICLTNLPDQYLNSLSSAQFSNITSDVSINGHTICYPKHNFSETTIYDDFAINLIKSGTSSNSSLSSDVSNTLNILKIANVTSNSIIHPYILIATIVLVCLMFLLIMYVTIPFELPLKTQINKLLLIWSAVLVLVWGFGTIWSHVAIESSRDLIPDSSFNIIKVENGKKTSAMSWCSFVFLLLDCIILWALYIRDRKSMSQEIEEMNNKNNPFNDKYYNKYMSESSTINSNNK encoded by the coding sequence atgtttcCAATCGGTATAAGTTTCAGtcttttcaaaagaatGCCAAGGATTATGGCTCTTTtactaaatataataactatTTTTCTGACTGTCTTTCTCTTAGTTGGTTGTTGCAGTAGTAGTTACTTATCaatctttttaataaaataccaATTTAATGATGAGTCTGAATTTTACAGCACATTGAAAGAGAACTTTTCCTATGATGGTATGGAAGATATTACTGTAAAAGTTGGATATTTAAACATATGTTTAACAAACCTACCAgatcaatatttgaatagtCTAAGTTCTGCacaattttctaatataaCTTCTGATGTTAGTATAAATGGTCATACAATCTGTTATCCTAAAcataatttttcagaaaCTACAATATATGATGATTTCgcaattaatttaatcaaATCGGGAACTAGCTCGAACTCTTCATTATCAAGTGACGTTTCAAACAccttaaatatattaaaaatagcCAATGTTACTTCAAATTCTATTATTCATCCATATATTCTGATTGCAACAATAGTACTAGTATgtttaatgtttttattaataatgtaCGTTACTATTCCCTTTGAATTACCGTTGAAAACGCAAATCAATAAACTATTATTGATTTGGAGTGCTGTTTTAGTATTAGTCTGGGGGTTTGGTACGATTTGGAGCCATGTAGCTATTGAATCGTCTCGTGACTTAATACCAGATTCaagtttcaatataataaaagttGAGAATGGAAAAAAAACCAGTGCAATGTCATGGTGTAGTTTCGTATTTTTACTATTGGATTGTATAATATTGTGGGCATTATACATTAGAGATCGCAAATCAATGAGTCAAGAAATTGAGGAGATGAACAATAAGAATAATCCATTTAATGACAAGTATTACAACAAATATATGTCAGAATCCTCaacaattaattcaaataataagtAA